From the Devosia sp. FJ2-5-3 genome, the window AGAGCTATGCCGGCGGGCGAATTGGCCTCGGGCGACGTTCCTGCGGCACAAGGACTTTGCGGCCGGGCGCATTGCACATCGGCTCAATCAATTGGGTGTGGAGGTCTGGTGAGGGAGGTTAGAACATTCCCGCCTGCCACAGCATTCCCGCCGCAGCAACCAAGCACACCACGCCGAACATCAGCCGAGGCATGATCGGCCGGCGGGCTGCAGGAGCCCCATAGAGAGGCGCCAAGACGAATTCCAAGTCTACAGCCTCACCAGTCGCCACCGGCACCGCATCAAGCCCGCGGGCCACGCGCTGGCGGTTCTCGAATTGCCGGGCCTGATCGGGGCGCTGGGCCGGCAGCACGCCATTGACAACCTCGCGTTCTTCGTCGGAGATCGGCCCAATCTGCCCATTGGGCTTGGCAATCTTGACGCGCTCCACCGGTGACGGGACACCATCCGCGATCAGCGTTGAGACGAGCGCTTCACCGACGCCCATTTCCAAAACGGCTTTCTCTACATCAATTGCCGGATTGGGCCGGAAGGCGCGAGCCGCGGCTTTGACGAACCGCTGCTCCTTCGGGGTGTAGGCGCGCAAGGCGTGCTGAATGCGATTGCCGAGCTGGGCCAGGACACCATCAGGCACATCGGCCGGGGATTGGGTGACGAAATAGACGCCGACGCCTTTGGAGCGCACGAGGCGCACGACGCGCTCGACGGAGTCCACCAAATTCTTCGGAGCGTCACGGAACAGCAAGTGCGCCTCGTCGAAGAAGAACACGAGCTTCGGTTTGTCGAGATCGCCGACTTCGGGGAGCTTTCGGAACAGCTCGGTCAGCAGCCAATAGATGAGCGTGCCGTAGAGCTTGGGGGCTTCCATCAATTGGTCGGCGTGCAGCAGGCTGACGACGCCGCGCCCGTCGCGTTGCTCGAGTAATTGGACGATGTCGAACGGCGGCTCCCCGAATAGGTTTTCGCCACCCTGGGATTCCAACGTCAGGATGTTGCGCTGGATGGTGGCGATCGATGCGGCGGTGACATTGCCATATTTCTGGCAGACCTCTTCGCGCTCGTCCTGCATTTCGACCAGAGCCCAGCGGAGGTCATCAAGGCCGAGAAGATAGTTCTGATCGTCCTCGGCTTTCTTCAGGGCAATTGCCAGTGTCCCGGCCTGCGTCTCGTTGAGGTTGAGCATGCGGGACAGGAGTACAGCCCCCATCTCCTGCACGCTGGTTTTGATCGGATAACCCTTGGCGCCGAAGACGTCCCAGAGCTTGACGGGTGAGGCCGTGGCGATGCCGGAAAGATCGCCCTTCACATCGGCAGCGAAGACAGGGACGCCAGCAGCGGAGAACTGCTCTGCCAGCCTCTGGAGTGTCACAGTCTTGCCGGTGCCTGTCGCCCCCGTCACAAGGCCATGACGGTTGGCAAAGCGGAGAGGGAGGGCGATTGTCTTCCCGGCGTTGGTTTTGCCGATGTCAATTTGCATTTCCTTTTCCCTCCGCACTGAAGTGTTGAGCCACTTTGCGCGCCATTGGTAGCGCCCCTGGCATTGTCATCAGTGCCAGTGTGACCGGCACCCATTGCGGAATGTCTTTCTCGTCTTCTAGCCAGCGCTCCGCCGTCTTAACGTTGGTGCCAGTGATGCGGCAGAATTCCCGCATGCTGAGGCTCAGATCGTCGAGTGCCTTGGAGAATTGCGCCGGCATCATTCTGTTTTCGGCGCGGGGGTATTGCTTCAAGGGTCTTGCTCCTCAGCTTGGCATGAGCGCCGTGGTGGTCCGCGTATTCTGCCATCTGACATCAAGGGCGCAAACCGTGAAATGGTCCGACTAGGCCACGGCCCGGATAGGATTGGCCTTGCGACC encodes:
- a CDS encoding helicase HerA-like domain-containing protein, coding for MQIDIGKTNAGKTIALPLRFANRHGLVTGATGTGKTVTLQRLAEQFSAAGVPVFAADVKGDLSGIATASPVKLWDVFGAKGYPIKTSVQEMGAVLLSRMLNLNETQAGTLAIALKKAEDDQNYLLGLDDLRWALVEMQDEREEVCQKYGNVTAASIATIQRNILTLESQGGENLFGEPPFDIVQLLEQRDGRGVVSLLHADQLMEAPKLYGTLIYWLLTELFRKLPEVGDLDKPKLVFFFDEAHLLFRDAPKNLVDSVERVVRLVRSKGVGVYFVTQSPADVPDGVLAQLGNRIQHALRAYTPKEQRFVKAAARAFRPNPAIDVEKAVLEMGVGEALVSTLIADGVPSPVERVKIAKPNGQIGPISDEEREVVNGVLPAQRPDQARQFENRQRVARGLDAVPVATGEAVDLEFVLAPLYGAPAARRPIMPRLMFGVVCLVAAAGMLWQAGMF